In a genomic window of Wyeomyia smithii strain HCP4-BCI-WySm-NY-G18 chromosome 1, ASM2978416v1, whole genome shotgun sequence:
- the LOC129733912 gene encoding 28S ribosomal protein S5, mitochondrial, translating into MLRAVTQYSVPLTRRFSALQISQIRYTSTVNACFIVSVNKQVPQFPTSAISKPHLLQPFTPALHNCRGTSFFNKLPAEQIWKGIISVSNAGKKRGRGKGSGRIIPKDLNKGQVIGFGKANIVWPGLSAPVMRGRELVQQHQLPEDVEREAKLKKIRDGMVNFKRMKLSPLERGWSGSKMPGRSIGPPDPIEDDVFEGFDTKCLELKTVVNMKGNLGRKRRISAMAVTGNGNGLAGFGFGKAIDIKTALRQAKNRAGQKLMYFELCNEHTVFHDFYCAFGATKIFVERKPEGYGLKCHRAIKTVCEVVGIKDLRAKCEGSTNVQHVVKAFLVGLLQQKNHQQIAESKGLHVVELRPENQNFPKVVASPTICRSEKELDSNEILDYTQFCMDGKIQLKRKKFPPFYTKHRSWEIYLKKQEYLRNQDKVRLRMLAESGKICSFMTEKYPECKMGPAPKEE; encoded by the exons ATGTTACGAGCTGTCACTCAATACAGCGTTCCACTAACTCGCCGTTTTTCTGCGCTTCAAATAAGCCAGATTAGATACACGAGCACAGTAAACGCGTGTTTTATTGTGTCGGTGAATAAACAAGTACCACAATTTCCAACGAGTGCCATCAGTAAACCTCACCTTCTTCAACCGTTTACTCCTGCATTACATAATTGTCGAGGAACAAGCTTTTTTAATAAGT TGCCAGCTGAGCAAATCTGGAAAGGAATTATTTCGGTGAGCAATGCCGGTAAAAAACGGGGACGTGGAAAAGGATCAGGAAGAATTATTCCAAAGGATTTAAACAAGGGACAGGTCATTGGTTTTGGAAAGGCAAATATTGTTTGGCCTGGGCTGTCGGCACCAGTTATGCGCGGACGTGAGTTAGTACAACAACATCAACTACCAGAAGATGTGGAACGAGaagcaaagttgaaaaaaattcgCGATGGAATGGTAAATTTCAAGCGAATGAAACTAAGCCCACTTGAGCGCGGTTGGTCCGGTTCCAAGATGCCCGGTCGAAGCATCGGACCTCCAGATCCCATTGAGGATGACGTTTTCGAAGGGTTCGATACAAAATGCTTGGAATTAAAAACGGTTGTTAATATGAAAGGTAATCTTGGTAGAAAACGTCGTATATCGGCTATGGCGGTAacgggaaatggaaatggacTTGCCGGCTTTGGGTTCGGCAAAGCAATTGATATAAAGACAGCACTGAGACAAGCAAAAAATCGCGCTGGTCAAAAGTTGATGTATTTTGAACTTTGTAATGAACATACGGTATTTCATGATTTCTACTGTGCCTTTGGAGCaacaaaaatatttgtagaaCGCAAACCCGAAGGTTATGGTTTAAAATGTCATCGTGCGATAAAAACCGTTTGCGAGGTGGTAGGAATTAAGGATCTTCGGGCAAAATGTGAAGGGTCGACGAATGTTCAGCATGTTGTCAAGGCTTTTCTTGTCGGACTGCTACAACAGAAAAATCATCAACAGATTGCTGAATCCAAGGGATTGCATGTTGTTGAGTTGAGAcctgaaaatcaaaattttcctAAAGTAGTTGCGAGCCCAACTATTTGTCGCTCTGAAAAAGAATTGGATTCGAACGAAATCCTTGACTACACACAATTCTGCATGGACGgaaaaattcaattgaaaagaaaaaagttcCCACCGTTCTATACAAAGCATCGTTCATGGGAAATATACCTTAAAAAACAAGAATATTTGCGAAATCAAGACAAGGTGCGATTACGGATGCTGGCTGAATCGGGGAAAATTTGCAGTTTCATGACCGAAAAATATCCAGAATGTAAAATGGGACCTGCTCCAAAAGAAGAATAA